Part of the Candidatus Latescibacterota bacterium genome is shown below.
CGGCAACTATAACATCTTTCATGTAAAGATAGATGAGAATGGCTCGGTCTCGGACCCTGTTCAGGTGACCAGTGAAGATTCAGGTATCAGGTATTTTGATGTGAGCAAGGCTGGACAGGTTATCGTTGCGGAGGCCAGGACTGACCTTTACTGGATCAGCCTCGACGGCAGCCAGTCAAAGAAGATCAAGCTGGATATCGGATCGGACTACCATTTCGATCCGGTAAAACATGAGACCTTCTCCGCGAACATCAACCAGTACTCGGTATCTCCCGATGGCAAATACACAGCTATGGCTATTCATGGCGAGATATTCGTTACAGAGAACCACAAGAAAAAAGCCAGGAGCGTCAACCTGAGTGATTCTCCGTCAAGAGACACCGATCCTGTATGGACCAGCGATACGACCCTGGTATTTATTTCAGACAGAGCAGGACAGTATGACATCTATCTGGTGGAATCAGCGGACCCGGATGAAAAAAATCTGTTTAAAAGTCTGAAACACGAGATCACAAAACTGACGAAGACCGGCAGTGACGAATCGGATCTCGCGGTCTCTCCCGACGGGAAAAAGTTATCCTTCCTCAGGGGGAGGGGTAAACTTATCGTCGCTGAATTCGATGAGAAAAAGAATCTTGTCGAGAAAAAGACGCTTCTCGATGGCTGGGCAACACCCTCCGGTGTCATCTGGTCCCCCGACGGGCAGTACGTCGCCTATTCACTCGACGACCTGAACTTCGATCCCGAGATCTATATCCATCCCGTCGACGGATCGATCGATCCGGCAAATATCAGCATGCATCCGAGGGGAGACTTTAATCCGGTGTGGTCTCCAGACGGAAGCAAGCTGGGGTTCTCGTCAGCAAGAAACAACCAGAACAGCGACGTCTGGTTCGTCTGGTTGAAGAAGGCCGACTGGGAGAAGACCACCCAGGACTGGGATGAGGAAGATGACGGCGATGATGTGGGGATCGCCGACTCCGGCAAGAGCGACAAAAAAGATAAAAAGGGCAAGAAAGACAAGGATGATGAGGAGAAAAAGGACGAGCCGGAACCTCTGGAAATCGATTTCAAGGATATCCATGAACGCCTCGTTCAGGTGACATCGCTTCCTGGAGACGAGGGGAATATCGCGATCTCCAAGGACGGCAAGACATTCTATTTTACAGCTCCAGCCAATTCAGGCACGGGCCGCGACCTGTTTTCGATAAAGTGGGACGGCAAGGACCTGAAGAGCATCACCAGTGGTGGGCAGAACCCCGCCGGCCTGGAATTCGATAAGGCGAAAGCTTATCTCTACATGCTGAAGCGCGGAAAACTGGCCAGGATGAAAGCGGGAGCCAGCAAGGTCGAGGGAGTCGCCATGAGAGCGGCGAT
Proteins encoded:
- a CDS encoding PDZ domain-containing protein, which produces IWIYDHKENKYIQATTSDAMDILPRWYDDETLYYLSSSPGNYNIFHVKIDENGSVSDPVQVTSEDSGIRYFDVSKAGQVIVAEARTDLYWISLDGSQSKKIKLDIGSDYHFDPVKHETFSANINQYSVSPDGKYTAMAIHGEIFVTENHKKKARSVNLSDSPSRDTDPVWTSDTTLVFISDRAGQYDIYLVESADPDEKNLFKSLKHEITKLTKTGSDESDLAVSPDGKKLSFLRGRGKLIVAEFDEKKNLVEKKTLLDGWATPSGVIWSPDGQYVAYSLDDLNFDPEIYIHPVDGSIDPANISMHPRGDFNPVWSPDGSKLGFSSARNNQNSDVWFVWLKKADWEKTTQDWDEEDDGDDVGIADSGKSDKKDKKGKKDKDDEEKKDEPEPLEIDFKDIHERLVQVTSLPGDEGNIAISKDGKTFYFTAPANSGTGRDLFSIKWDGKDLKSITSGGQNPAGLEFDKAKAYLYMLKRGKLARMKAGASKVEGVAMRAAMSIDRIAERGQIFEEAWRTLDAGFYDPDFHGQNWKKLKDTYKPWAMMASTKHDFRDMFNLMAGQLNASHMGLYGGDMAETQREVTGLLGIDIVSAGKGVKVLRVVPDSPAARTVSTVEEGDIITAVNGDPVKSDINFYSLLVNMSDTKVLLSVTDKKGKEREVAIRPVRSLRNELYNEWVKEKRAFTEKASKGKLGYLHIQAMGWASFERFERDFAAAGAGKEGIVIDVRYNGGGWTTDYVMAVLNVKQHAYTVPRGAAGNLKKDHKKFSDYYPYAERLPFYPWMKPSIAICNEMSYSNAEIFSHAYKTLDIGTLVGQPTFGAVISTGGKRLIDGSLVRLPFRAWYVKATEENMELGPAVPDILVKNGPECKADGTDPQLKRAVEELLGQIEAK